A segment of the Amycolatopsis thermophila genome:
CACGCACATCGACGCGTTGTCGCACGTCAGCCACTGCGGCAAGCTGCACGGCGACGTCGACGCGGCGGAGGCCCAGCGGGGCGGGGTGTTCCGGACGCACGGCGCGGAGAACCTGCCCGGCCTGCTGCGGCGGGCGGTGCTGCTGGACGTCGCCGCGGTGCACGAGGTGCCGACGCTGGAACCCGGTTACGGCGTGACGGCGGAGGACCTGGAGGCGGCCGCGAAGCTGGCCGGCGCGGAGCCGGGGCCGGGGGACGTGGCGCTGATCCGCACGGGCTGGGCGCGCAACTTCTCGGACCCGGCGACGTACATGGGCAAGGAGTCCGGCGTCCCCGGCGCGACCGTGGAGGCCGCTTCGTGGCTCGCGTCGCGGGGCATCGTGGCGACGGGTGCCGACACGACGGCGTACGAGCAGATCCCGGCCGGGGCGGGGCACGCGGTGCTGCCGGTGCACCGGGTGCTGCTCGTCGAGTCGGGGATCTTCATCCTCGAGCACCTGAACCTCGAGGAGATCGCCGAGTCCGGGGTGCGGGAGTTCGTGTTCGTGCTGGCGCCGCTGCGCATCGTCGGCGGTACGGGCTCGCCGGTGCGGCCCCTGGCGGCGGTGGCGGCATGAGCCCGCTCTTCACCTCGGCGGCGTCGGTCCTGGCGCCCTTGCGCAGCCGGCCGGCGGCGGCCCCGGTCCTGCGGGCGTGCCTCCGCGGCACCCCCGCCCCGTTCACCATGAAGGCGGTGATGGCATGACCCGGACGATCGTGCAGCGGCTGGCGGAGTTCGCGGCCTCGGTCCGGGCCAAGGGGCTCCCCGCGGAGCTGCGGGAGGACGCCGCACGGCGGGTGCTGGACGTGCTGGGCAACAGCCTCGCCGCCACCTCCGAGCGTCCGGCGGCCGCGGTCGGCGACCTGGTGCGCGAATGGGGCGGCTCCGGCCGGGCGACGGCGATCGGGTCGGGCGATCGGCTGCCCGAGCCGAGCGCGGCCCTGGTCAACGGCACACTCGCCCATTCGCTGGACTTCGACGACACGCACCTGCCGTCGGTACTGCACCCGTCCGCGTCGGTGGTGCCCGCGGCGCTCGCGGTCGCCGAGGCGCGCGGCTGCTCGGGGGCGCAGTTGCTGGACGCGATCGGCGTCGGCGTCGAGATCACCGTGCGGCTCGGGATGGCCGGCTACGACTCGGAGCTGGGCAACTCCGTGTTCTTCGAGCGCGGCCTGCACGCCACCGCGATCTGCGGTGCGCTGGGGGCCGCGGTGGCGTGCGCCATGCTGTCCGAAGTGGACGAGCAAGGCATCGCGGACGCGCTGGGGATCGCGTCGAGCATGGGATCAGGTCTGCTCGAAGCCAACCGGACCGGCGGCACCGTGAAGCGGGTCCACTGCGGGTGGGCCGCCCACGCGGCGGTGACGGCGGCCGGCATGGCTCGGCACGGCATCACCGGCCCGCCGACGGTGCTCGAGGGCCGGTTCGGTCTGCTGCAGGCGTTCTGCGGTGACCAGACCGATGTGGACGCGATCACCGAGGGCCTCGGCGAGAAGTGGGAGCTGCCCGGCATCTTCTTCAAGCCGTACCCGTGCAACCACTTCACACACACCGGGATCGACGCCGCCCGGCGGTTGCGGGAGCGGGGCGTGGCGGTCGAGGAGATCGAGTCGCTGGAACTCGGCGCGCCGACCGCCGTGCTGCGCACGATCGGCGAGCCGCGGGAGGACAAGATTCGTCCGCGGTCCGGTTACCACGCCGCGTTCTCGGGCCCGTACACGGTGGCGGCGGGTTTCCTGGGCGGCGGCGGGCTGGGCGTCTTCCACGACGACTTCACGGACGAGGCGGCGGCCTCGCCAGAACGGCTGGCGTTGGCGGCGAAGGTCACCTGCGTCCCGGACGCTCGGTGCGACGAGATCTTCCCGCACCAGTTCCCGGCGGTGCTGCGGGCGCACCTCCGTGACGGGCGGACGATCGAGGAACGGGTGGACGCCAACCGTGGTGGGGCGGAGAACCCGCTCGCCGCGGAGGAGCTGGCGCTGAAGTTCCGGTTGAACGCCACGCGCGTGGTGTCGGAGGAAACCGCGGAGCGGATCACGGAGCTGACCTACGGCCTCGCGAAGTTGGCGGACATCGGTGAGCTGACCGCGCTGCTGCGCGCTTGATCTCCGGCCCGCGCCGGCGTGGCGCTCCCGGGTGCCGCGCCGGCGCCTTCCGGGGCACCCGCGGCTGAGGGCGACCCGTTCAAGGAACGAGGACGAGGCGAATCGGGTTGCCCTCCTTGCGATCCAGGTGCTCGACGGCCTTCGCCGCGTCGGCGAGGGGGTAGGTGCCGCTGATGGAGCGGCTCCACTCCACGCGGTGGTAGCGCGCCAGCTCGATGAGCTGCTCGACCGCGCCCGGCTGGGAACCGTAGTGGCCGAGCAGGCGCTGGCCGCGGTAGCTGAAGCCGATGCCGTCGGTCACGGTGAGCGGTTCCGGGGTCAGGCCGACGAGCACGAGACGCCCGCCGAGGCCCAGGCAGCTCACTGCCTGCTCCCGCACCGGCGGCACCCCGGCCATGTCGAACGCCACGTCCAACCCCGCTCCGGCGGTGATGGCGAGGATCTGCTCGCGCAGGGTGGGGTCGCCCGGGTCCAGTGCCAGGTCGGCGCCGAACTCCAGTGCCCGCTCCCGCGCCGCCGCCAACGGGTCGACCGCGACGATCGGGGCGGCGCCGATCAGCCGGAGCAGCTGCACCGCGTGCACACCGAGCCCGCCCGCACCCCACACACCCGCCGGGCGGGCCGGCTGGGCCTGGCCGGTGCCGGTGACCGCGCCCCAGGGCGTGGACACCGCGTCCGGCACGATCGCCGCCTGCACGAGCGGCAGGTCGTCGGGGATCGGGATGAGGGTGTGCTGACTGGCGAGGGCGTACTCGGCCCAGCCGCCGTCGTAGTCGACGCCGCGTGTGCGGACCTGCAGGCACGGGCCGCGGAAGCGGACGCAGTTCGGGCACTGGCCGCACCGCTCACCCGCCTCGAGGGCGACGCGCTGGCCCTCCTGCCACCGGTCCGGCACGTCGCGCCCGATCGCGTCGATCTCGCCCGCCACCTCGTGACCCAGGGTGACCTCGGGCGCCTCCAGGAAGAGCGGCGTGAGGGTGCCGTCGATCAGGTGGACGTCCGACAGGCACACCCCGGCCGCGCGCACCTTGATCCGGACCTGGCCCGGCCCGGGTTCGGGGACCGGCACCTCCCGGACACCGAACTTGCGCGAGCCGATCTCCAGCCTTCCGGCCAGCATGGTGGCCATGCGGGACCTCCCGTTCGTCGCGGTGGCGTTCGCCCACATGGTGGCCCAGCTACGCGTCTCTCACACGTGACTTCCCCCTTCTTGGCACGATCGGTGGCAGAATCGGAGCACACCCGGCTGGGGGCGCCCATGGTGATTCTGGTGGTCATCGTCAGCCTCATCGGCCTGTTGCTCGTCGGCGCGGGGGTGTACGACGTGCGCACCCGCCGCAAGCGCCCGGTGACCGCCTGGGCGCCGGACGAGCTCATCGAGCACCGCCGCGACCTGCGCGCCGCGGCGGGCGTGAACTTCCGCGTGCGCGACTTCGGTTGGATGGCCGTGCGGCACCGCAGGTGACGGTTCCTCCCGCGGCTTCTCCCGAGCACGTGGAAACGAGGCGGGCGTAGCGCGCACCAGTCACGGCGCAATGACCACGTGGGCGACCGCCACGCCGGCCCGAGCCCAGCAACGGCTCGCACCTGTCAGCGACCCCGGTGGAAGGCCGTGCGGCGCCGCACACCACGGTGACGGTTCACCCGCGGCTTCTTCCGAGCACGTGGATACGAGGCGGGCGGCGCGCGCACCCGCCACGGCCGAATCACCACCTGGGCGAGCCCGCGCCAACCCGAGCCCAGCAACGGCTCGCACCTGTCAGCGACCCCGGTCGAATGCCGAACGGCGCCGCACACCGCGGTGACGGTTCGACCCGCGGCTTCTCCGAGTACGCGGATACCAGGCGGGCGGCGCGCGCACCCGCCACGGCGGAATGACCAAGTGGGCGAGCCCCGCCCCAGTCCGAGCCCCGCAGCAGCTCACGCCGGCCAGCGACCCCGGGGACGCCGTGCAGCGCCGGCACACCACGGTGACGCTTCGACCCGCGGCTTCTTCCGAGCACGTGGATACCAGGCGGGCGGCGCGCGCACCCGCCACGGCCGAATCATCACGCAGGCGACCGCCACGCCAGCCCGATCCCCGCAGCAGCTCGCGCCTGTCAGCGATCCCGGTCTGACGCCGTGCGGCGCCGCACACCACGGTGACGGTTCCTCCGAGCAGGTGGATACGAGGCGGGCGTCGCGCGCACCAGCCACAGCGGAACCCCCCGTGGGCGACCGCCACGCCAGCCCGAGCCCAGCAGCGGCTCGCACCCGTCAGCGACCTCGGTCGAATGCCGAACGCCGCACACCGCGGTGACGCTTCCCCATCGGGGCGGTGAGTGGACACTCGAGGGTGCCCCGATCTTTGCGCGGGTCGCGGGATTCCCGGGCTGTCGGTCTCGGTGGCTGAGGCAATCAGGTGCGCGAGGGGCGGGGTGCGCCGAGCCTAGGGCCAGGGTGGGTTGGCTGCCTGCGCGAGTGTCGCACCAGCACGAGGGCCCAGTACCGGTTGGCGTCCGCCGGGGCCTTGCCAGCCTGGGCGCCACGGCCAGCGTCCACGCGCATCCGCGTGCACGAGTTGTGTGGCGTGGACCCCGGGGCCGTACAGGTCGACCGCGGTGAGCAGGTGCACCGACGGCACCTCCACCGCCACGGCCTCCAGCAGCAGGTTGCCCGGGCCCGGCAGCCGCTCCCCCGGCTCCAGGTCCGGCTCGCCCGTGCGGAGCAGGTGCGCGGCGACGTCGTCGAGCAGGCCGCGCGCCCGATGGGGCTCCATCGCGGTCACCACCAGCTCCGGTCTGCCCCGGCCCGTCAAGCCCGCGGTGTACGCCCACGGCGGGCGGGAACCGTTGCCCTCGAACGAAATCACCGCCCACCCGTGCTCGCCGATGATCTCGCGCAGGTGGCGCAGGTTCCCGGACGGCCGACCGCACTTTCCGCACATCGTCTCCCCCTCGGAGTTCGGGTTGCTGTGCGATCGACTATGCAGGGCGGCACCGACAAAAAGACAGTCCCGCCCGCGCCGTGTTCACCCGATCGTGGCTAATCGGGGAAAGATTCCCGGTGCAGCACCCCGTGGAGCGCGTCGCGGAGGACATCCACGTGCCCGGACGGCACACCGGACACGGTTCGCCAGGCCACGTAACCGTCCGGGCGCACCAGCAGGCACCCGGCCTCGTCGAGGTCCGACACCCGGCGCCAGTCGCCGTAGGCATCCCGGGCGCCCGCGTCGCCGATCCGCACCGCCCGCAACGACAACTCCTCCGCCGCGGAAACCCAGTCACCACCGGCGAGACCGGTCACCACGGTGAACTCTCCGCGCCCGACCAGATCCAAAGTAGACACGCGTTCGCCGTGCTCGTCCACCAGCCACGCGTGCGGCAGCTTCGCACCGGGCCGGGTCGAGGGCTGGTGGAACAGCTCCGGATCCCGCTCCCACACCTCCGGCGGAGCGCCGTCCGGGATCACCGCGCCCGACGAGTACCGCTGGTTCAGCTCGACGCCGTGTGCGTTGAACTCGTAGTTCTTCAGCTCGATCGCCTCGTGCAGGGCCTGCCGCCGCTTGACGCCCTCCGCATCGTCGGCCCGGCACGCGGCCAGCCCGGCCACGATGCCCTCGTCGTCGCCACCACCCGCGATGCCCAGCGCCGCGAAGATCGGCCCGAACTGGTCGCGACTCAGGTTCGCGCGGTCCACGATCTGCTTGCCCACCGGCGCCCGCTCCGCCGTGTACGTGTCGAGCAGACCCGGCCCCGCCTCGCCGCGCAGGACCATCGCCAGCTTCCACGCCAGGTTGTAGGAGTCCTGGATGGAGGTGTTGGAGCCGAGCCCGTTCGACGGCGGGTGCCGGTGCACGGCGTCGCCGGCGCAGAAGACCCGGCCACGGGAATACTCGGTGGCGTAGGAGTGGTTGACCGTCCACAGTGAAGTGGAGGTGATCTCGACGTCGACCGACGGGTCGCCGACCAGGTCGTGCACGATCTCCCGCGCGACCGCTCCGTCGACCTCCGGCGGCGGCTGCGAGATGTCGTAACCCCAGGTCAGCAGCCATTCGTCCCACGGCCGCACCATCCGCACCAGACCCATCCCGATGCCGCCGAGGTGCGCCCCTGGCCGCATCACCCAGTACAGCACGCTCGGCCGGTGCGCGACGTGCCGCGACAGATCGGCCCGGAACACGATGTTCATGCTCCCGGCCTTGCCGCTCTGCCCGGCGATCGGCAGCCCGATCTGTTCGGCCACCAGGCTGCGCCCGCCGTCCGCGCCGATCAGGTACCGCGCGCGGACGGTGAACTCGTCGCCCCGCACCCGGTCGAGCAGCCGCGCCGTCACGCCGTCCGCGTCCTGTTCCAGCGACCGGAACTCGGTGTCGAACCGGACCTTCGCGCCGCGGGCCGCGGCGTTGCTGACCAGGATCGGTTCCAGGTAGGTCTGCGGCAGGTCGATCATGCCGCACGGGCTGGCCGCCGCGTACTCGCTGAGCAACCGCGGCCCGGTCCCCCACGTGCGGATGCGGCCGATCTCGTCCCCGGCCAGCGACGTGCACAGCACGGTGTCGCCCATCAGCTCCTGCGGGGTGCCCGCGGCCAGCGCCTCTTTCTCGACACCGGCGTCCCGCAGCACCTCGAGGGTGCGCTGGTTGGTGATGTGGGCGCGCGGGGTGTTCGCGACCCAGCCGTACTTGCTGACGAGCAGCGTCCGCACCCCGTAGCCGGCCAGCAGCAGGGCCGCCGAGCCGCCCGCGGGGCCGCTGCCGACGACCAGGACGTCGGTGTCGAAGGTCTGCATGGAAACTCCTAGCGCGCGATGCGGAAGGTGAACTCGAGCAACCGCCACTCGCCGTCCACGACCCGCCCGTCCGGGGTGGGACCGTGCTGGGGGACGAAGTCGACGACGAGGGAGTCCTTGACGCCGAAGACGGTGTCGCCGCGCCCGGACGAGGCGTCCAGGTACGGCCCGCCCCGCACGAACAGCTGCGTGATGAGCTGCTGGCGCCCCGGCGCGTTGATCATGAAGTGCACGTGCGGCGCCCGCCACGGGTGCCGTCCGGTGGCCGCGAGCATCTGGCCGACCGGGCCGTCGTCCGGGATCGGGTACTCCTTGGGCAGGATCGACCAGAACCGCACGCGGCCGTCGGCGTCGCTGTGGAAGCGGGCGCGCAGCACCGGTCCGTCGAACTCGGGCAGCTGGACGTCGTAGAAGCCGTCCTCGTTGGCCTGCCAGACGTCGACCACGGCGTCGGGGACCGGGTTGCCGTCGGGGTCGGTGACGCGGACGTCGGCCCACATCGGCGTGCCCGGCAGGCCGCGGGCGATGTCGGTGCCGTGCTCGACGGCCGGCGGGCCCTCGACGTAGAACGGGCCGAGCACCGCCGACGGTGTGGTGTCCGGGGTGCGGGAGTTGGTGAGGACGTCGACCGCGCTGGACACGCCCAGCACGTCGGAGAGCAGCACGAACTCCTGCCGCGTGTCGGTCGTGATGTGGCCGGCGCGGGTCAGGAAGTCGATCGCGTACTGCCATTCGCCCTGGGTGACGTCGTTGGCGGTGACGTAGTGGTGCAGATGCCGGACAAGGTCGGTGACCAGCTGTTTCGCGCGCGGGTCCGGGGCGTCGTCGAAGCTCGCGACGACCTGGCGGGTGAGCCAGCTCAGGTCGGGCACGGCGCGGCCGCCGCCCGGGCGCTCGCCGTGCCACGCCTGCCGCAGCAGCTCCTCGATGCCGTCGCGGGTCAGCTCGCGCGGGTTCGGGTACGGCTTGGCGGTGGCCAGTTCGGCCGCGCGCGGCACGTCGTCGAGGCTCATGCCCAGCTCCTGCAGCGACGTCGGGCCGCCGCAGCGGACGATGAGGTCGTACACCCCGCTGGGCGCGTCGGCGGTGCCGAGCGCCGCCGCGATGCGGGTCATGGCTTCGGACGCGGCCGTGGCGTTGTAGGCCATGGCGTGCGGGAGGATCACCGTGTGGGTCTCGGCGTGCGGCAGGTCGAACGAGCCACCGAGGGTGTGGCAGAGTTTGTGGTGCAGGCTCATCCCGACGGTGGCCAGGCAGGTCCCGGCGAGCCACGCCGCCTGCAACAGGTCCGCCCGCGCGTCCACATCGGACGGTCGTTCGACGAGGGCGGGCAGCGACCGGGCGATGCGCGTGATCGCGTCCAGGGCCATGCCGTCGACAACCGGGTTCGCCTGCGGTGAGTACAGCGCTTCCACCGCGTGGGCCATCGCGTTGATGCCGCTGGTGACCGAGACGGCGACGGGCAGACCGAGCGTGAGGTCGACGTCGTAGATGACCGTCTCGGGCAGGATCGCGGGCGACGACCGGGTGGTCTTGCGGCCGTTCTCCGTCTCGCCGAGGACGGGTGTGACCTCGGAACCGGCGTACGTGGTCGGCAGGATGACCTGCGGCAGGTCGGTGCGCACGGCGAGCGCCTTGGCCAGCCCGGTGGTCGAGCCGCCGCCGATCGCGACCAGGCAGTCCGCCTCGTGCTCGGCCAGCGCCTTGAGGGCCCGCTCGGTGACCTCGACGGGCGTGTGCATGACGGCGCCGTCGAACTCCCCGGCGAGCAGCGACCCCAGCGCGTCACGCACCGGCTGGGCGGCTCGGTGGAGTGGCGGGCTGGACAGCAACAACGCCCGCGTCCCGCCGAGCCGTTCCACCTCCTCGCGCACCTGAGCCACCGTCCCCGAACCGAAAACGACCCGAGCCGGATGAGCCGAGTAGACGAAGCCCCGCATCGCGCTCCACTCCCTTTGCCGCCGATGTGTTGACGAGTATCGGGCGCACCGGAGGACCGGCGCCTGCACGTTCTGAGCGTCCTTCGGCACGAAACGCGCATGCGAGCGAGCGTACGACGCACGCGGCGCGGTGCCGTTGATCGGTAAAACCCGAGCTGGGTGGTCATCGACCACCTGCCCGAGGTGAGCGGACAACGGTTCCCGTCATCCCGGAGCCTGCCCGTCCGGCGAGGACATCTTTTGATCTTTTTCCTGGCCTTCGGCCAGGGGCGCCTACGGCGCCGAACGTACCTTGGGCGGACCTCCCCCGCCCCCTCTTTGAGTGTGTGTTGGTCGCCGAGCAGGCGTGTCAAGGCGGGAAAGAGTACCTTGACACGCCTGGTCTGCGACCAAATGCGGGCTGGGGATCGGGGGCGGGGGAGGTCTGGGGCGTAGTCGGATTCGTCGCGTTGCCGGCTCGCGGTT
Coding sequences within it:
- a CDS encoding FAD-dependent oxidoreductase; the encoded protein is MQTFDTDVLVVGSGPAGGSAALLLAGYGVRTLLVSKYGWVANTPRAHITNQRTLEVLRDAGVEKEALAAGTPQELMGDTVLCTSLAGDEIGRIRTWGTGPRLLSEYAAASPCGMIDLPQTYLEPILVSNAAARGAKVRFDTEFRSLEQDADGVTARLLDRVRGDEFTVRARYLIGADGGRSLVAEQIGLPIAGQSGKAGSMNIVFRADLSRHVAHRPSVLYWVMRPGAHLGGIGMGLVRMVRPWDEWLLTWGYDISQPPPEVDGAVAREIVHDLVGDPSVDVEITSTSLWTVNHSYATEYSRGRVFCAGDAVHRHPPSNGLGSNTSIQDSYNLAWKLAMVLRGEAGPGLLDTYTAERAPVGKQIVDRANLSRDQFGPIFAALGIAGGGDDEGIVAGLAACRADDAEGVKRRQALHEAIELKNYEFNAHGVELNQRYSSGAVIPDGAPPEVWERDPELFHQPSTRPGAKLPHAWLVDEHGERVSTLDLVGRGEFTVVTGLAGGDWVSAAEELSLRAVRIGDAGARDAYGDWRRVSDLDEAGCLLVRPDGYVAWRTVSGVPSGHVDVLRDALHGVLHRESFPD
- a CDS encoding zinc-binding dehydrogenase is translated as MATMLAGRLEIGSRKFGVREVPVPEPGPGQVRIKVRAAGVCLSDVHLIDGTLTPLFLEAPEVTLGHEVAGEIDAIGRDVPDRWQEGQRVALEAGERCGQCPNCVRFRGPCLQVRTRGVDYDGGWAEYALASQHTLIPIPDDLPLVQAAIVPDAVSTPWGAVTGTGQAQPARPAGVWGAGGLGVHAVQLLRLIGAAPIVAVDPLAAARERALEFGADLALDPGDPTLREQILAITAGAGLDVAFDMAGVPPVREQAVSCLGLGGRLVLVGLTPEPLTVTDGIGFSYRGQRLLGHYGSQPGAVEQLIELARYHRVEWSRSISGTYPLADAAKAVEHLDRKEGNPIRLVLVP
- a CDS encoding MmgE/PrpD family protein: MTRTIVQRLAEFAASVRAKGLPAELREDAARRVLDVLGNSLAATSERPAAAVGDLVREWGGSGRATAIGSGDRLPEPSAALVNGTLAHSLDFDDTHLPSVLHPSASVVPAALAVAEARGCSGAQLLDAIGVGVEITVRLGMAGYDSELGNSVFFERGLHATAICGALGAAVACAMLSEVDEQGIADALGIASSMGSGLLEANRTGGTVKRVHCGWAAHAAVTAAGMARHGITGPPTVLEGRFGLLQAFCGDQTDVDAITEGLGEKWELPGIFFKPYPCNHFTHTGIDAARRLRERGVAVEEIESLELGAPTAVLRTIGEPREDKIRPRSGYHAAFSGPYTVAAGFLGGGGLGVFHDDFTDEAAASPERLALAAKVTCVPDARCDEIFPHQFPAVLRAHLRDGRTIEERVDANRGGAENPLAAEELALKFRLNATRVVSEETAERITELTYGLAKLADIGELTALLRA
- a CDS encoding cyclase family protein, with the protein product MTQDALLAAVAGGVRLIELGQPFFTGMPTSPNHPGFRMTLIRRHGDMQRADGGSAANEIIVTGGHVGTHIDALSHVSHCGKLHGDVDAAEAQRGGVFRTHGAENLPGLLRRAVLLDVAAVHEVPTLEPGYGVTAEDLEAAAKLAGAEPGPGDVALIRTGWARNFSDPATYMGKESGVPGATVEAASWLASRGIVATGADTTAYEQIPAGAGHAVLPVHRVLLVESGIFILEHLNLEEIAESGVREFVFVLAPLRIVGGTGSPVRPLAAVAA
- a CDS encoding DUF4262 domain-containing protein, with product MCGKCGRPSGNLRHLREIIGEHGWAVISFEGNGSRPPWAYTAGLTGRGRPELVVTAMEPHRARGLLDDVAAHLLRTGEPDLEPGERLPGPGNLLLEAVAVEVPSVHLLTAVDLYGPGVHATQLVHADARGRWPWRPGWQGPGGRQPVLGPRAGATLAQAANPPWP
- a CDS encoding maleylacetate reductase and hydroxyquinol 1,2-dioxygenase domain-containing protein; its protein translation is MRGFVYSAHPARVVFGSGTVAQVREEVERLGGTRALLLSSPPLHRAAQPVRDALGSLLAGEFDGAVMHTPVEVTERALKALAEHEADCLVAIGGGSTTGLAKALAVRTDLPQVILPTTYAGSEVTPVLGETENGRKTTRSSPAILPETVIYDVDLTLGLPVAVSVTSGINAMAHAVEALYSPQANPVVDGMALDAITRIARSLPALVERPSDVDARADLLQAAWLAGTCLATVGMSLHHKLCHTLGGSFDLPHAETHTVILPHAMAYNATAASEAMTRIAAALGTADAPSGVYDLIVRCGGPTSLQELGMSLDDVPRAAELATAKPYPNPRELTRDGIEELLRQAWHGERPGGGRAVPDLSWLTRQVVASFDDAPDPRAKQLVTDLVRHLHHYVTANDVTQGEWQYAIDFLTRAGHITTDTRQEFVLLSDVLGVSSAVDVLTNSRTPDTTPSAVLGPFYVEGPPAVEHGTDIARGLPGTPMWADVRVTDPDGNPVPDAVVDVWQANEDGFYDVQLPEFDGPVLRARFHSDADGRVRFWSILPKEYPIPDDGPVGQMLAATGRHPWRAPHVHFMINAPGRQQLITQLFVRGGPYLDASSGRGDTVFGVKDSLVVDFVPQHGPTPDGRVVDGEWRLLEFTFRIAR